The stretch of DNA ACCTGCATGTCCTTCTCGAAGGCGAGGTACTCGGCGACGGTCAGCGCGCACCGCGGCGTCAGCAGCCGCTCGACCGTCGGGTCGTCCGCGAGGTTGCGGAAGAAGACGACGCGCTCGATGGCGCCGGTACTCTCGAACTGCTGCATGAAGAACGACGCCTCGCGATGGGTGATGCCCATCGCGCCGAAGACGATGGCGAACTGCTCGCCGGAGACGACGCGCGCCTGCCGGATGATCTGCGCGGCCAGCTCGTTCGCGGGCAGACCCGAGCCGGAGAAGATCGGCAGCTTCTGGCCGCGGACGAGCGTGTTCAGCCCGTCGATGGCGGAGATACCCGTCTCGATGAAGTCGGCCGGCTTCTCGCGGCTGTACGGGTTGATCGGCAGACCGCTGACCTCGAGGCGAGCCTCAGGGATGACCGGCACGCCGCCGTCGATGGGCTTGCCCACGCCGTTGAGCACACGGCCGAGCAGCTCGACCGAGACGTCGATCTTGGCGACCTCGTCGAGGAAGCGCACGCTCGTGTACTCGACGTCGATGCCGCGAGTCCCCTCGAACACCTGGATGCAGGCGATGTCGCCCGCGATCTCGAGCACCTGTCCCGAGCGCTCGCTGCCGTCCGGCATGTTGATCGCGACCATCTCGTTGTACGAGACGCCGTGCACGTTCTCCACGAAGACGAGTGGACCGGTGACGTACGAGAGGGTCCGGTACTCGGTGGTGAGAAGGGACCCCACGGACGGGGTCTTCGTCGCTGTCCGGGCCATCTATTGCACCTCGATCCCTGCGATGTCGGCGCCGATGCGGGCGCACAGTTCCGGTATCACTTCGAGCGACGCGTCGTGGCCGATCGACTTCATGCCCGCGATCTCGTCCTTGAGCGGCAGCTCAAGGACCTGTGAGAGCGCCACGCCGCGCTGCAGCGCGGCGACAGCCGCGTCGTAGAAGGCGAGGATCGCCTTGAGCATCCAGTACTGCTTCTTCGGTGGGCAGAACGCGTCGACTTCGTCGAACGCGAACTGCTGCAGGAAGTCCTCGCGGAGCATACGGGCTATCTCCATGACGA from Coriobacteriia bacterium encodes:
- a CDS encoding V-type ATP synthase subunit B, yielding MARTATKTPSVGSLLTTEYRTLSYVTGPLVFVENVHGVSYNEMVAINMPDGSERSGQVLEIAGDIACIQVFEGTRGIDVEYTSVRFLDEVAKIDVSVELLGRVLNGVGKPIDGGVPVIPEARLEVSGLPINPYSREKPADFIETGISAIDGLNTLVRGQKLPIFSGSGLPANELAAQIIRQARVVSGEQFAIVFGAMGITHREASFFMQQFESTGAIERVVFFRNLADDPTVERLLTPRCALTVAEYLAFEKDMQVLVVLSDMTNYCEALREVSTAREEVPGRRGYPGYMYTDLSTIYERAGRIKGRPGSVTQLPIVTMPDDDITHPIPDLTGYITEGQIVLSRQLHRRGVYPPIDTLPCLSRLMNLGIGEGKTREDHRGVANQLYAAYAQGRDLRRLVAIVGEEALSETDRRYLRFADMFEDRVVGQGDEGRTIEETLAIGWELLSSLPVGELKRVRDFIGKYMPETAAAEQADAEETAAAPDAGAPEDAEED